In Leucobacter sp. CX169, a single genomic region encodes these proteins:
- a CDS encoding glycosyltransferase — MLAPGQDPLPPLRSAVITVSYGSGEVLRDFLKTLRAHHGAEQTVVVVDNKPDDQNVREIASDFEAIYVPLESNPGYGAGMNAGVRALKESFDSYFFCNPDVSFLEPAVGPLAHTLASSHSAGSIGPRLLNDDGSVYPSARNIPSLSTGVGHALFSKIWAGNPWTRRYQDAYNYSTLRTTGSLSGAAVMVKRGVFERIGGWDEAYFMHFEDIDLGYRIGLAGFTNLFDPTISVHHSGAHSTKKHAVVVERAMTSSAIRFMSKRYSGFWQAPVRYAIVAGLRIRGILKLKSLARDQTSA; from the coding sequence ATGCTCGCCCCCGGACAGGATCCCCTCCCACCTCTGCGCTCCGCCGTCATCACCGTGAGCTACGGTTCCGGCGAAGTGCTGCGGGACTTCCTGAAGACGCTCCGCGCCCACCACGGCGCGGAACAGACCGTGGTCGTTGTCGACAACAAACCTGATGATCAGAACGTACGCGAGATCGCGTCCGACTTCGAGGCGATCTATGTTCCATTGGAATCAAACCCGGGCTATGGTGCCGGCATGAACGCCGGAGTGCGTGCGCTCAAAGAATCGTTCGACTCGTATTTTTTTTGCAACCCCGACGTCAGCTTCCTCGAGCCTGCAGTTGGGCCGCTGGCGCACACGCTCGCTTCAAGCCACAGCGCAGGCAGCATCGGCCCACGCCTCCTCAACGACGACGGAAGCGTATACCCCTCGGCGCGGAACATTCCGTCGCTGAGCACGGGCGTCGGGCATGCCCTGTTTAGCAAAATTTGGGCGGGCAATCCGTGGACTCGCCGCTACCAGGATGCTTATAACTACTCGACGCTCAGGACAACGGGATCGCTTTCAGGCGCGGCCGTCATGGTCAAGCGTGGGGTGTTTGAGCGCATCGGGGGCTGGGATGAGGCTTACTTCATGCATTTCGAGGACATCGACCTTGGCTATCGGATCGGCCTCGCTGGATTCACGAATCTCTTCGATCCCACCATCAGCGTCCACCATTCTGGGGCGCACTCAACGAAGAAACATGCCGTCGTTGTTGAACGGGCCATGACGAGCAGCGCGATCAGATTCATGTCGAAGCGATACTCCGGATTCTGGCAAGCCCCGGTCCGATATGCCATCGTTGCGGGGCTTCGCATCCGAGGAATACTCAAACTCAAATCGCTGGCTCGCGATCAAACTTCGGCCTAG